A region from the Etheostoma spectabile isolate EspeVRDwgs_2016 chromosome 9, UIUC_Espe_1.0, whole genome shotgun sequence genome encodes:
- the cluap1 gene encoding clusterin-associated protein 1 homolog isoform X2: MSFRDLRNFTEMMRALGYPRLISMENFRTPNFTLVAEILIWLVKRYEPQMDIPTDVDTESDRIFFIKAVAQFMATKAHIKVNTKRLYQADGYAVKEMLKITSVLYSAMKTKQMALGDLIEEDNSKFKFDLSSRVSDLKAARQLASEVTCKGASLYDLLGKEVELREMRTAAIARPLEINETEKALRAAIKEVLQSVEETKDMLSNVVSDETSLDAKIEKKKLELERNRKRLQTLQSVRPAFMDEYEKIEEDLQKQYEIFVEKFRNLCFLESQLDEYHRLEQERFEEAENIMRMMQNVLREEEERDLTRSSLKDEDSDMDVPEDEGSDSDMEESRPSKPRPTQNGIMAGRRARFIGNMQGGDSDETGDSEIDVDEDDEDDDDEGEEEEEGKDLEDNILEGPVSRGARPSKGGLRPPLLEESDNDF, from the exons ATGTCCTTTAGAGACTTAAGAA ATTTCACAGAAATGATGAGGGCCCTGGGCTATCCTCGGTTGATATCTATGGAGAACTTCAGAACACCAAATTTCACTTTAGTTGCAGAAATCCTAATATGGCTGGTAAAGAG ATATGAGCCTCAGATGGACATCCCTACTGATGTAGATACAGAGTCAGACAGAATATTCTTCATCAAGGCCGTGGCCCAGTTTATg GCAACTAAGGCTCACATCAAGGTGAACACCAAGCGTCTCTACCAGGCTGATGGCTACGCAGTAAAAGAGATGCTGAAGATTACTTCAGTGCTGTACAGTGCTATGAAGACCAAGCAGATGGCCCTGGGAGACCTAATCGAGGAGGACAACAGCAAATTCAAGTTTGACCTCAGCTCAAGG GTTTCAGATCTAAAAGCAGCTCGGCAGCTGGCATCCGAGGTCACATGTAAAGGAGCATCTCTCTATGATTTACTGGGAAAAGAAGTGGAGTTAAGG GAAATGAGAACTGCGGCCATTGCTAGACCTCTGGAGATCAACGAGACTGAAAAGGCCCTAAGAGCTGCCATCAAGGAGGTTTTG CAAAGTGTGGAGGAGACAAAAGACATGCTGAGCAACGTTGTTTCTGATGAAACCAGTCTGGACGCTAAGATAGAAAAGAAGAAGCTGGAGCTGGAGAGGAACCGGAAAAGGCTCCAGACACTGCAGAGTGTCAG GCCGGCCTTCATGGATGAATATGAGAAGATTGAGGAAGATCTGCAAAAGCAATATGAAATCTTTGTGGAGAAGTTCAGGAACCTCTGCTTCCTGGAATCTCAGCTGGATGAATACCATAGGCTGGAGCAGGAGAggtttgag GAGGCTGAGAACATAATGAGGATGATGCAGAATGTattgagggaggaggaggagagggatcTGACAAGGAGTTCCT TGAAAGATGAGGATTCTGACATGGACGTTCCAGAGGACGAAGGTTCAGACAGCGACATGGAGGAGAGTCGACCTTCTAAGCCGCGGCCCACACAAAACGGCATCATGGCAG GGAGAAGAGCTCGATTCATCGGGAACATGCAGGGTGGTGATAGTGATGAG ACCGGAGACAGCGAGATTGATGTGGACgaagatgatgaggatgatgatgatgaaggcgaggaggaggaggagggcaaggATTTGGAAGACAACATTCTGGAGGGCCCAGTGTCCAGGGGTGCTCGCCCCTCCAAGGGGGGCCTGAGACCACCTCTGCTGGAGGAGAGCGACAATGACTTCTAA
- the cluap1 gene encoding clusterin-associated protein 1 homolog isoform X1 has protein sequence MSFRDLRNFTEMMRALGYPRLISMENFRTPNFTLVAEILIWLVKRYEPQMDIPTDVDTESDRIFFIKAVAQFMATKAHIKVNTKRLYQADGYAVKEMLKITSVLYSAMKTKQMALGDLIEEDNSKFKFDLSSRVSDLKAARQLASEVTCKGASLYDLLGKEVELREMRTAAIARPLEINETEKALRAAIKEVLQSVEETKDMLSNVVSDETSLDAKIEKKKLELERNRKRLQTLQSVRPAFMDEYEKIEEDLQKQYEIFVEKFRNLCFLESQLDEYHRLEQERFEEAENIMRMMQNVLREEEERDLTRSSLKDEDSDMDVPEDEGSDSDMEESRPSKPRPTQNGIMAGRRARFIGNMQGGDSDEPSLAVSRKSIPRTKKQQEGKTGDSEIDVDEDDEDDDDEGEEEEEGKDLEDNILEGPVSRGARPSKGGLRPPLLEESDNDF, from the exons ATGTCCTTTAGAGACTTAAGAA ATTTCACAGAAATGATGAGGGCCCTGGGCTATCCTCGGTTGATATCTATGGAGAACTTCAGAACACCAAATTTCACTTTAGTTGCAGAAATCCTAATATGGCTGGTAAAGAG ATATGAGCCTCAGATGGACATCCCTACTGATGTAGATACAGAGTCAGACAGAATATTCTTCATCAAGGCCGTGGCCCAGTTTATg GCAACTAAGGCTCACATCAAGGTGAACACCAAGCGTCTCTACCAGGCTGATGGCTACGCAGTAAAAGAGATGCTGAAGATTACTTCAGTGCTGTACAGTGCTATGAAGACCAAGCAGATGGCCCTGGGAGACCTAATCGAGGAGGACAACAGCAAATTCAAGTTTGACCTCAGCTCAAGG GTTTCAGATCTAAAAGCAGCTCGGCAGCTGGCATCCGAGGTCACATGTAAAGGAGCATCTCTCTATGATTTACTGGGAAAAGAAGTGGAGTTAAGG GAAATGAGAACTGCGGCCATTGCTAGACCTCTGGAGATCAACGAGACTGAAAAGGCCCTAAGAGCTGCCATCAAGGAGGTTTTG CAAAGTGTGGAGGAGACAAAAGACATGCTGAGCAACGTTGTTTCTGATGAAACCAGTCTGGACGCTAAGATAGAAAAGAAGAAGCTGGAGCTGGAGAGGAACCGGAAAAGGCTCCAGACACTGCAGAGTGTCAG GCCGGCCTTCATGGATGAATATGAGAAGATTGAGGAAGATCTGCAAAAGCAATATGAAATCTTTGTGGAGAAGTTCAGGAACCTCTGCTTCCTGGAATCTCAGCTGGATGAATACCATAGGCTGGAGCAGGAGAggtttgag GAGGCTGAGAACATAATGAGGATGATGCAGAATGTattgagggaggaggaggagagggatcTGACAAGGAGTTCCT TGAAAGATGAGGATTCTGACATGGACGTTCCAGAGGACGAAGGTTCAGACAGCGACATGGAGGAGAGTCGACCTTCTAAGCCGCGGCCCACACAAAACGGCATCATGGCAG GGAGAAGAGCTCGATTCATCGGGAACATGCAGGGTGGTGATAGTGATGAG CCCTCTTTAGCTGTTTCCAGAAAGTCAATCCCTCGTaccaaaaaacaacaggaaggaAAG ACCGGAGACAGCGAGATTGATGTGGACgaagatgatgaggatgatgatgatgaaggcgaggaggaggaggagggcaaggATTTGGAAGACAACATTCTGGAGGGCCCAGTGTCCAGGGGTGCTCGCCCCTCCAAGGGGGGCCTGAGACCACCTCTGCTGGAGGAGAGCGACAATGACTTCTAA
- the ccdc124 gene encoding coiled-coil domain-containing protein 124 has protein sequence MPKKFQGENSKAATAKARKAEAKAVEDARKKQQEEDALWQETDKHVLKKGQRKDEKEKRRLELLERKKENQRLLDEESSSIKGRAQREAGPGGKVTRAQIDEVLQNELKQQQELELKPKEKSHLEIPLEENVNRIILDEGTVEARTIEDAIAVLSTGPEDLDHHPERRMKAAFAAYEEANMPRLKQENPNMRLSQLKQMLKKEWMKSPENPLNQCFATYNSK, from the exons ATGCCAAAGAAGTTCCAGGGCGAGAACTCCAAGGCGGCCACAGCCAAAGCCCGCAAGGCCGAGGCCAAGGCAGTGGAAGATGCCCGCAAGAAGCAGCAGGAAGAGGACGCTCTATGGCAGGAAACCGACAAACATGTTCTCAAAAAAGGACAGAGAAAG gatgaaaaggaaaagaggaggCTCGAGCTtctggagaggaaaaaggaaaaccaaCGTCTTCTGGATGAGGAGAGCTCTAGCATAAAAGGCAGAGCCCAGAGGGAGGCTGGACCTGGAGGAAAAGTGACTCGTGCCCAGATCGACGAGGTGCTTCAGAACGAGCTCAAGCAACAGCAGGAGCTAGAGCTCAAACCGAAAG AAAAGAGCCATCTGGAGATTCCACTGGAGGAGAACGTGAACAGAATTATCCTTGATGAAGGAACCGTGGAAGCCAGAACAATAGAAGATGCCATCGCTGTGCTCAG CACTGGGCCTGAGGACTTGGATCACCACCCGGAGCGCAGGATGAAAGCAGCGTTTGCTGCCTATGAGGAGGCCAACATGCCTCGCTTAAAACAGGAGAACCCCAACATGAGGCTGTCGCAGCTGAAGCAAATGTTGAAGAAGGAGTGGATGAAGTCGCCAGAGAACCCCCTGAACCAATGCTTTGCCACATACAACTCAAAGTGA